Proteins found in one Paenibacillus borealis genomic segment:
- a CDS encoding cache domain-containing sensor histidine kinase, whose translation MKITFRYRLLASYILLIAVPLLVLGALFYRTSLKIITEQAQKNVYEIVKKNNEVMDTKLRIVDQNSMSLFLDKDLFRIFSQLDPANQVELFAADRQVTAVLGKTFSQNQDIYAYQLWTSYFTFGQTLPQGDPVQSDIYDLARQAGGKLVWIPTYDFVSMFNQPYLQDGNLEFRYLFSATRVLDFTYLSNTKLEKMAAGVERPVLAISFKSEVLKSLYEDSIPGSSRYMVLDPQDKVVASSEPGAVAQTYKEAWLDELQQEKSGARRMTLDGKAVIVCFDRSEVTGWMSVVWIPEAGLVSSFVPVIRASITVMAVVMGIVALILAFFIAGKITKPIKRLLSAMRSVGEGDFQTRVDVVSNDEFGILTQRFNRMNDRIHLLVTENYETKLKEKEAEIQALNMQMHPHFLYNTLNVMNWTAIENDQQELSKMLVCLSNMLHYTSRKTWGAVPLSEEMNWMNNYFYIMSIRFEDKFTVEYDMDPRLFEYDVPRLLFQPFVENAILHGFDQTDSGGIIGIRGWINGRTRHYEVADNGSGMSQATVNAILHQKASSVGIKNTIDRIQMTYGGEYGISIFSSPGKGTKVAITLPL comes from the coding sequence ATGAAGATTACCTTCCGTTACCGGCTGCTGGCAAGCTACATCCTGCTGATCGCGGTTCCCCTGCTCGTACTGGGGGCATTGTTCTATCGGACCAGCCTGAAGATTATCACGGAGCAGGCGCAGAAGAATGTGTATGAGATTGTCAAAAAAAATAACGAAGTCATGGACACGAAGCTGCGGATCGTGGACCAGAACAGCATGTCCTTATTTCTCGATAAGGATCTGTTCCGCATTTTCAGCCAGCTGGACCCCGCGAACCAAGTGGAGCTGTTTGCAGCGGACCGGCAGGTGACGGCAGTGCTCGGCAAAACCTTTTCCCAGAACCAGGATATCTATGCCTACCAGCTATGGACCTCATACTTTACCTTCGGACAAACGCTGCCGCAAGGAGACCCGGTTCAATCGGATATATACGATCTGGCCCGGCAGGCAGGGGGGAAGCTGGTGTGGATTCCTACCTATGATTTCGTATCTATGTTCAACCAGCCTTATCTGCAGGACGGGAATCTGGAGTTCCGTTATTTGTTCTCGGCCACACGCGTGCTTGATTTCACGTATCTCAGCAATACGAAGCTGGAGAAAATGGCTGCCGGGGTGGAACGCCCTGTACTTGCCATTAGCTTCAAATCCGAGGTGCTTAAATCCTTGTATGAGGACAGCATACCGGGAAGCTCGCGCTATATGGTGCTCGATCCGCAGGATAAGGTGGTCGCCAGCAGTGAGCCGGGGGCTGTTGCGCAGACCTATAAGGAGGCGTGGCTGGACGAGCTGCAGCAGGAGAAAAGCGGGGCGCGGAGAATGACGCTGGACGGTAAAGCGGTGATCGTCTGCTTTGACCGCTCGGAGGTTACCGGCTGGATGTCTGTCGTGTGGATTCCGGAAGCAGGGCTGGTGAGCAGCTTTGTGCCGGTGATCCGGGCTTCCATTACTGTCATGGCCGTTGTGATGGGGATAGTGGCGCTTATCCTCGCTTTCTTCATTGCCGGCAAAATTACCAAACCGATCAAACGGCTGTTAAGCGCGATGAGATCGGTGGGCGAAGGCGATTTCCAGACCCGCGTGGATGTGGTGAGCAATGATGAGTTCGGCATTCTGACGCAGCGCTTTAACCGGATGAATGACCGGATCCATCTGCTCGTGACGGAGAATTACGAGACCAAGCTGAAGGAAAAGGAAGCCGAGATTCAGGCGCTGAACATGCAGATGCATCCCCATTTCCTGTACAATACCCTGAATGTGATGAACTGGACGGCGATTGAGAATGATCAGCAGGAGCTCAGCAAGATGCTTGTCTGCCTGTCTAATATGCTGCACTATACTTCGAGGAAGACATGGGGCGCCGTTCCTTTGTCCGAAGAAATGAACTGGATGAATAACTATTTCTATATTATGTCGATCCGGTTCGAGGACAAGTTCACTGTAGAGTATGATATGGACCCGCGGCTCTTCGAATACGATGTGCCAAGGCTGCTATTCCAGCCTTTTGTGGAGAATGCGATTCTTCATGGCTTCGATCAGACCGATTCGGGCGGCATCATCGGGATCCGCGGCTGGATTAACGGCAGAACCCGGCATTACGAGGTGGCCGACAACGGCAGTGGCATGAGCCAGGCAACTGTAAATGCGATTTTGCACCAGAAAGCATCTTCCGTGGGCATTAAGAATACCATTGACCGCATTCAGATGACCTATGGCGGCGAGTACGGAATCTCCATCTTCTCTTCTCCGGGAAAAGGGACAAAGGTGGCCATTACCTTGCCGCTGTAA
- a CDS encoding response regulator transcription factor has protein sequence MRILIVDDEPRHLRGMVNLIGRLRPEDQVVAAKDGLSAMELVKAHGPEAILTDIRMPGMDGLEFLERLKVEGIKTRVVMVSAYNLFEYAQKAVRHGAFDYLLKPVEIEKIAEVLSRIDLQLTAEQQQCREEEELQHRLKLASSAYLSRLILSWLNGSAAPEELEELNCYEWLRESGVAVYSELRHRRDSGEQQDSGSFARSLEQAWSEWGEAITVPLSGMMEDGVQAAVTLITLEALTQGKREEARYIAQSLAAEWAHAGQLAHGIGPQCHSLLAGAPQSYLAARTANSYNFYDFRQGLLFADELISTPGAGAPDWGRLYEVLKMDDAALVQEVCAETVYQLADAGQASPMLLKEQASLMLLQIRSDHQDILDKKTGQMLTDTATMLIRSCSSYQELMTKLNHALREAHLALALSRQDKSEVVIAECLGWIQGHTKENLTLERAAEHFHFNPSYFSTLIKSRTGKTFSEHVTAVRMKRAKELLAAEQFRVYEISLECGFQDTKYFCRVFKKYHGMSPKAYKHALSQRKREA, from the coding sequence GTGAGAATATTGATCGTGGATGATGAGCCAAGGCATCTCAGAGGGATGGTCAATCTGATTGGGCGGCTGCGGCCGGAGGACCAGGTGGTGGCGGCAAAGGATGGCTTGTCGGCCATGGAACTGGTGAAAGCCCACGGCCCGGAAGCCATATTGACGGACATCCGCATGCCTGGTATGGATGGGCTTGAATTTCTGGAACGGCTTAAGGTAGAAGGCATTAAAACCAGGGTTGTAATGGTATCCGCTTACAATCTGTTCGAGTATGCGCAGAAGGCGGTTCGTCACGGCGCTTTTGATTACCTGCTGAAGCCGGTGGAGATTGAGAAAATTGCGGAGGTCTTAAGCCGGATCGACCTTCAGCTGACAGCGGAACAGCAGCAGTGCCGCGAAGAGGAAGAGCTGCAGCACCGGCTGAAGCTGGCTTCTTCCGCCTACCTGAGCCGGTTGATACTGTCCTGGCTGAACGGCAGTGCGGCCCCGGAGGAGCTTGAGGAGCTGAATTGTTATGAGTGGCTGCGGGAGAGCGGTGTGGCTGTGTATTCGGAGCTGAGGCACCGCCGGGACAGCGGGGAACAGCAGGACAGCGGCTCCTTCGCCCGCTCTCTGGAGCAGGCCTGGTCTGAGTGGGGGGAGGCCATAACCGTTCCCTTAAGCGGGATGATGGAGGACGGCGTTCAGGCGGCCGTGACCTTGATTACGCTGGAAGCGCTTACCCAAGGCAAGCGGGAGGAGGCCCGCTACATCGCCCAGTCTTTGGCGGCTGAGTGGGCGCATGCGGGACAGCTTGCCCACGGGATTGGGCCGCAATGCCATTCCCTGCTTGCCGGAGCGCCGCAGTCATATCTTGCAGCCAGGACGGCCAACAGCTACAATTTCTACGATTTCCGGCAGGGATTGCTTTTTGCGGATGAGCTTATTTCAACACCCGGGGCTGGAGCTCCTGACTGGGGCAGGCTGTATGAAGTTTTGAAAATGGACGATGCTGCCCTTGTTCAGGAGGTCTGCGCTGAGACCGTCTACCAACTCGCGGATGCCGGACAGGCCAGTCCCATGCTGCTGAAGGAGCAAGCCTCGCTGATGCTGCTGCAGATCCGGAGTGACCATCAGGATATTCTGGACAAAAAGACGGGGCAGATGCTGACCGATACGGCCACGATGCTTATCCGTTCATGCAGCTCCTATCAGGAATTAATGACCAAACTTAACCATGCTCTCCGGGAAGCGCATCTAGCCCTGGCCTTATCCAGACAGGATAAGAGTGAGGTGGTTATCGCGGAATGCCTGGGCTGGATACAGGGACATACGAAAGAGAACCTTACACTGGAACGGGCAGCCGAGCATTTCCATTTTAACCCCTCCTATTTCAGTACGCTGATCAAGAGCAGGACGGGAAAGACCTTCTCCGAGCATGTGACTGCGGTCCGTATGAAGCGGGCCAAAGAGCTGCTTGCAGCGGAGCAGTTCAGAGTATATGAAATTTCCCTGGAATGCGGATTTCAGGATACGAAATATTTTTGCCGTGTATTCAAGAAATATCATGGCATGTCGCCAAAAGCTTATAAGCACGCACTTTCGCAAAGGAAACGGGAGGCATGA
- the yunB gene encoding sporulation protein YunB yields the protein MGRIRKWGNRRAGVPFFGRLRLPRFSWSGLPRPAGRSPAFKAKPSKTVFRPPGSGARFEAKPSRSGSRPTSRGGVFVAKPSRAETRPYRKGAGYETASPGAGAGAPGYRVWRKASRGGGFSLFHGRERKKQEAGAGKGRKPRRRGRFWIILSLLLILAVLQGLRYVEQHLKPPILHLAQIRVKQIATESINKAITSQVADGGNAEALIDWKTDKNGKISGFMLNYKEHMRITSQAAEVIQSTLQELHNQTEHIPLGQALGSPLIASFGPDIPIKIEPQGAVKVELNTRQKNAGINMILVEVFIHIVTEVAVVIPFDMEPQIVDTEIPVSYLMVVGDVPMYYYDNQGQPVGENGSSAPGIAIPAPSLNTEKSGTNADGTLPDGSGSGGNSNSGENNMPAGSGNSAPGANAGNAGANAGSGE from the coding sequence ATGGGCAGAATCAGAAAATGGGGAAACCGGCGGGCAGGCGTACCATTCTTCGGGCGTCTGCGGCTGCCGAGATTCAGCTGGAGCGGGCTGCCGAGACCGGCCGGGCGCAGCCCGGCGTTCAAGGCTAAACCGTCGAAGACTGTATTCAGGCCGCCGGGTTCAGGAGCAAGATTCGAGGCGAAGCCGTCAAGGTCCGGGTCCAGGCCGACGAGCCGGGGCGGTGTATTCGTGGCGAAGCCTTCGAGGGCAGAAACCCGACCGTACAGGAAGGGAGCGGGTTATGAGACGGCTTCGCCCGGTGCAGGAGCGGGCGCTCCGGGCTATCGTGTCTGGCGCAAAGCCAGCCGGGGCGGGGGATTCAGCCTGTTCCACGGCCGGGAGCGGAAGAAGCAGGAGGCCGGCGCAGGGAAAGGGCGGAAGCCGCGCCGCCGGGGCAGATTCTGGATCATCCTGAGCCTGCTGCTGATTCTGGCTGTGCTTCAGGGGCTGCGTTATGTGGAGCAGCATTTGAAGCCGCCGATTCTCCATCTGGCGCAGATCCGGGTGAAACAAATCGCTACGGAATCCATTAACAAGGCGATTACTTCCCAGGTTGCGGACGGCGGGAACGCGGAAGCGCTGATTGACTGGAAGACGGATAAGAACGGCAAAATATCCGGGTTCATGCTCAACTACAAGGAGCATATGCGGATTACCTCACAAGCTGCCGAAGTCATCCAGTCCACACTGCAGGAGCTGCACAACCAGACGGAGCATATTCCGCTGGGTCAGGCGCTGGGCAGTCCGCTAATTGCCTCATTTGGGCCGGATATTCCGATCAAAATCGAACCGCAGGGCGCGGTGAAGGTGGAGCTGAACACACGGCAGAAAAATGCCGGCATCAACATGATTCTCGTTGAAGTCTTTATTCATATCGTTACCGAGGTAGCGGTCGTCATACCGTTTGATATGGAGCCGCAGATCGTGGATACGGAAATTCCTGTATCCTACCTTATGGTTGTCGGCGATGTTCCGATGTACTATTACGACAATCAGGGCCAGCCTGTCGGCGAGAACGGCAGCAGCGCGCCGGGAATAGCCATTCCTGCCCCTTCGCTGAACACAGAGAAGAGCGGCACCAACGCGGACGGCACGTTACCCGACGGTAGCGGATCAGGCGGAAATTCAAACAGCGGAGAGAATAACATGCCGGCCGGGAGCGGCAACTCTGCGCCAGGCGCAAACGCCGGGAATGCCGGAGCCAACGCGGGCAGCGGTGAGTGA
- a CDS encoding TVP38/TMEM64 family protein, giving the protein MTETINAWIDWLLQSLGLSGPSILFATVPLAVLQSLFGFFPLAILIVLHVSVFNVIGGMIVSWLACNIGAVLVYFLFRRYLFEWFDRKWGYKLKRYDKWQMYLDRYGIWTLVLLRTIPIVPSNIINLMSAVSPIKPAAFIWGTVLGNLSYIWLFGTISSSLIVPREEWNGFLTWYAVFMVILIAIFVRRHWGHLQEDKRKRMGH; this is encoded by the coding sequence GTGACTGAGACCATTAATGCCTGGATCGACTGGCTGCTGCAGAGTCTTGGACTGAGCGGCCCTTCCATTCTATTCGCTACCGTTCCGCTGGCGGTACTGCAAAGTTTGTTCGGATTTTTCCCACTGGCGATCCTGATTGTGCTTCACGTCTCTGTATTTAATGTTATTGGCGGTATGATTGTCAGCTGGCTGGCCTGTAATATTGGTGCGGTGCTCGTCTACTTCCTGTTCCGGCGTTATCTCTTTGAGTGGTTTGACCGGAAATGGGGATATAAGCTGAAGCGCTATGACAAATGGCAGATGTATCTTGACCGCTACGGTATCTGGACCCTGGTGCTGCTGCGCACGATTCCGATTGTGCCGAGCAATATTATCAATCTGATGTCGGCCGTTTCTCCGATTAAGCCTGCTGCGTTTATCTGGGGCACGGTACTTGGGAATCTGTCTTACATCTGGCTGTTTGGAACGATCAGCTCCTCGCTGATTGTCCCCCGGGAGGAATGGAACGGATTCCTTACGTGGTATGCGGTGTTTATGGTGATTCTGATCGCTATTTTTGTCCGCCGTCACTGGGGGCATCTGCAGGAGGATAAGCGCAAGCGGATGGGGCATTAG
- a CDS encoding glycine betaine ABC transporter substrate-binding protein, with protein sequence MRKFKSMKLSQLGLIMLLMMVVVISGCSSKDNSSVKLAYVAWDSEIASTNVVKEVLESKLGVTVEMLQVDAGPMWAGIADGSADAMVAAWLPGTHASYLEKYGNDVVDAGVNLDGTKTGLAVPAYMDINSIEDLNNPEVAASLDNMIIGIEPGAGIMTSTETAVEAYGLSDYTLLESSSAAMAQELQKAFDNNEPIVVTGWTPHWMFANMDLKYLDDPKNVYGGAEQIHTMVRKGLKDDMPDVYLFLSQFKWTADDMAQVMVKIQGGQSPEEAAKDWVDNNEAKVNEWITGVNL encoded by the coding sequence ATGAGAAAATTTAAATCGATGAAACTGAGCCAGCTTGGCTTGATTATGCTATTGATGATGGTTGTAGTTATTTCCGGGTGTTCGTCCAAGGATAATTCTTCGGTGAAGCTGGCTTATGTGGCCTGGGATTCGGAAATTGCCAGCACGAACGTGGTTAAGGAAGTTCTGGAATCGAAGCTTGGCGTTACGGTAGAAATGCTCCAGGTCGATGCCGGTCCAATGTGGGCAGGGATTGCCGACGGAAGTGCGGATGCGATGGTAGCCGCCTGGCTGCCGGGTACCCATGCTTCCTATCTGGAGAAATACGGTAACGATGTCGTAGATGCCGGTGTGAATCTGGATGGAACGAAGACAGGACTTGCCGTTCCAGCTTACATGGATATCAATTCCATTGAAGACCTGAACAATCCGGAGGTTGCGGCTTCGTTGGATAACATGATTATCGGCATCGAACCGGGTGCCGGCATTATGACGTCCACTGAAACCGCGGTTGAAGCCTACGGGTTAAGCGATTATACGCTGCTTGAGAGCTCTTCGGCGGCGATGGCACAGGAGCTGCAGAAAGCTTTTGACAACAATGAACCGATCGTAGTTACCGGCTGGACCCCGCACTGGATGTTCGCGAATATGGATCTGAAATATCTGGATGACCCCAAGAATGTATACGGCGGTGCTGAACAGATCCATACTATGGTACGAAAAGGTCTGAAGGATGATATGCCTGATGTATACTTGTTCTTAAGCCAATTCAAGTGGACAGCAGACGATATGGCTCAGGTCATGGTTAAGATTCAAGGCGGACAATCGCCGGAGGAAGCGGCCAAGGATTGGGTCGATAACAATGAAGCCAAGGTGAATGAGTGGATTACCGGAGTGAATTTGTAG
- a CDS encoding ABC transporter permease, giving the protein MNLPKIPLGKGVEWLEDWLTTYFGPFFDLIHAVIGGMVSGIDAALTFLPAIVLTILIAALAYWIGKWRMALFAVIGLLLIDNLGLWDPSMQSLALVLTASLLAVIIGVPLGVLCAQSKTFQNIATPILDFMQTMPAFVYLLPAVSFFSLGVVPGVIASIIFAIPPTIRLTNLGIRQVSPELVEAADAFGSTAGQKLFKLQLPIALPTIMAGINQTIMLSLSMVVISSMIGAQGVGAYVYRAVSQAKTGAGFEAGIAIVIIAILLDRLTQKLFKPKQQG; this is encoded by the coding sequence ATGAATTTACCCAAAATACCGCTCGGAAAGGGCGTAGAATGGCTCGAAGACTGGCTGACGACTTATTTCGGCCCCTTCTTCGATCTCATTCATGCTGTGATCGGCGGAATGGTAAGCGGCATTGATGCGGCGCTAACATTCCTGCCCGCGATTGTGCTGACCATACTTATCGCCGCTTTGGCTTATTGGATCGGCAAATGGCGGATGGCATTGTTCGCAGTGATCGGGCTGCTGTTGATTGATAATCTCGGATTATGGGACCCCTCAATGCAGTCGCTGGCCCTTGTGCTGACGGCTTCCTTGCTGGCTGTAATTATCGGGGTTCCGCTGGGCGTGCTCTGTGCACAGAGCAAGACCTTCCAGAACATTGCTACGCCTATACTTGACTTCATGCAGACGATGCCGGCGTTCGTATATCTGCTGCCTGCGGTATCGTTCTTCTCGCTGGGTGTAGTGCCCGGGGTGATTGCTTCTATTATATTTGCTATCCCGCCAACCATCCGTCTAACGAACCTGGGTATCCGGCAGGTATCGCCGGAGCTTGTGGAGGCTGCGGATGCCTTCGGATCGACGGCAGGACAGAAGCTGTTCAAGCTGCAGCTGCCGATTGCCCTGCCGACTATTATGGCTGGTATTAACCAGACCATTATGCTGTCACTGTCAATGGTCGTAATCTCGTCCATGATCGGCGCCCAAGGTGTCGGTGCCTATGTGTACCGTGCGGTATCACAGGCCAAGACGGGGGCAGGCTTCGAAGCGGGAATTGCCATTGTTATTATTGCGATATTGCTGGACCGTCTGACCCAGAAGCTGTTCAAGCCCAAACAACAAGGATAG
- a CDS encoding quaternary amine ABC transporter ATP-binding protein — MAIIEVKQLTKVFGHDAVRALPLLEQGWSKEKIAREAKLTVGVNKAEFSIEEGEIFVVMGLSGSGKSTLVRLLNRLIEPTGGQVLFKGKDVVQMNPEQLREFRRKNIGMVFQKFALFPHRSVLANAEYGLEVQGVEKSKRTRLAMEALELVGLKGWEHHRPDQLSGGMQQRVGLARGLANDPDILLMDEAFSALDPLIRKDMQQELLELQARVKKTIVFITHDLDEALRIGDRIALMKDGVIVQIGSPEEILIQPANKYVERFVEDVDLSKVLTAAHVMRQPEMIRPERGPRVALQLMRDSGVSSLYVADNEMKLQGVITAENAAQALKENRSILEVMQREIPRVRPDTLLNDLFEMMSETHLPVAVVDEGDKLKGIVIKGAVLSALAGNAVPEGGLGS, encoded by the coding sequence ATGGCAATTATAGAGGTGAAACAGCTTACCAAAGTATTCGGTCATGATGCGGTACGGGCACTTCCATTATTAGAACAAGGCTGGTCCAAAGAGAAGATTGCCCGGGAAGCCAAGCTGACGGTTGGCGTGAATAAAGCCGAATTCAGCATTGAAGAAGGAGAAATATTTGTCGTTATGGGATTGTCGGGCAGCGGTAAGTCCACGCTCGTCCGGTTATTGAACCGGCTGATTGAGCCCACTGGGGGCCAAGTATTATTCAAGGGCAAGGACGTTGTCCAGATGAATCCGGAGCAGCTAAGAGAGTTCCGGCGCAAGAATATCGGCATGGTCTTTCAAAAGTTCGCGTTGTTCCCGCACCGAAGTGTGCTGGCCAATGCTGAATACGGACTGGAAGTGCAAGGTGTGGAGAAGAGCAAGCGAACCCGTCTTGCCATGGAGGCACTTGAGCTGGTCGGCCTTAAGGGCTGGGAGCATCACCGGCCGGATCAGCTGAGCGGCGGCATGCAACAGCGTGTCGGTCTGGCCAGAGGGCTTGCCAATGATCCTGATATCCTGCTGATGGATGAGGCCTTCAGTGCGCTTGATCCGCTGATCCGCAAGGATATGCAGCAGGAGCTGCTGGAGCTGCAGGCTCGGGTGAAGAAGACCATTGTATTCATCACGCATGATCTCGATGAGGCGCTGCGGATTGGTGACCGGATTGCACTGATGAAGGACGGGGTCATTGTCCAGATCGGTTCGCCGGAAGAAATCCTCATTCAGCCTGCAAATAAATATGTAGAACGATTCGTTGAGGACGTCGACTTGTCTAAGGTGCTGACCGCCGCTCATGTCATGCGCCAGCCGGAGATGATCCGTCCGGAACGCGGACCCCGGGTAGCCCTGCAGCTTATGCGGGACAGCGGAGTATCCAGCCTGTATGTGGCGGATAATGAAATGAAGCTGCAAGGTGTAATTACAGCGGAGAATGCGGCACAGGCACTGAAAGAGAACCGGAGCATTCTGGAAGTCATGCAGCGGGAGATTCCCCGTGTACGGCCGGATACCCTGCTGAATGACCTGTTCGAGATGATGTCGGAGACGCATCTGCCGGTTGCCGTAGTAGACGAGGGTGACAAGCTGAAGGGCATTGTCATCAAGGGAGCCGTGCTGTCCGCACTTGCCGGTAATGCGGTTCCGGAAGGAGGACTTGGTTCATGA
- a CDS encoding GbsR/MarR family transcriptional regulator, protein MNDLEGLLPEQIERISKVRERVIDSIGKNMDLYGITLSIGHLYGYMYFNQGPVTLDELSSTMGMSKTSMSTGVRTLLDLKMIDKVWGKGTRKDLFEVVPDWHQNFSDYFSIKWRKAVEGNMTALNKSLSEIQQMKQDYADEPDIERLLLTDETKIEEAIKYYRWLLKLIEALETGKIFELIPKE, encoded by the coding sequence ATGAATGATTTAGAGGGGCTTCTGCCCGAACAAATAGAGCGAATCAGCAAAGTCCGGGAGCGGGTCATCGATTCCATCGGTAAAAATATGGATTTGTACGGGATTACCCTCTCCATTGGGCATTTATACGGTTACATGTATTTCAATCAGGGTCCGGTTACACTGGACGAACTGAGCAGCACTATGGGTATGAGCAAGACATCGATGAGTACCGGTGTGCGCACGCTGCTGGATCTGAAGATGATCGATAAAGTCTGGGGAAAAGGCACCCGCAAGGATCTGTTCGAGGTGGTCCCCGACTGGCATCAGAACTTCAGTGACTACTTCTCCATTAAATGGAGAAAAGCAGTCGAGGGTAATATGACTGCACTTAACAAATCATTGTCCGAGATCCAGCAGATGAAGCAAGATTATGCGGACGAGCCCGATATCGAACGTCTGCTCCTGACCGATGAGACCAAAATTGAGGAAGCGATCAAATATTACCGCTGGCTGCTGAAGCTGATCGAAGCGCTGGAGACCGGCAAGATTTTTGAATTAATCCCTAAAGAATAA